DNA sequence from the Nicotiana tomentosiformis chromosome 3, ASM39032v3, whole genome shotgun sequence genome:
TGCGGATATGGATTATGAATCCAAGCCAAGTTTGGCGGCCAGGATGTCTACTAGGCATCGCATGGTGCAACCTCGTGATTCACCAACTAAGTCGCCCAAGACAAGGAAAAACGGCCTCCTTTCAAAGAAGATTAGAAAATTGTCTTCCTTAACCGGTTCTCACCAACAAAATAAAGAGAAGAAACCTGTAGTAGAGAAGCTTAGAGGCCCTGCAGTAGCTTGTGTCCCCCTGAAAATAGTGTTCAGTAGGATAAATGAAGCATTAAATAGCTCAGTACGACCTGCCCACCGTTCTATTATACCAAGCATTGGTTGAATGATGTTCCATTGACCGGAAAGGCCAGAGTAGTGGACTATGAGGATTTGTTCTGTAGGAATTCTGATTTTTAGCAGCCCAGTCTGGATTCTCGAGTTGAATCATTTCTGTACAATAACAGGGTGTGATTTGTGGAAAATGTGGTGCTGGGGGAACTCTGCTGATTGGCTGCTTTGCCTGCTGTATATAATGTAACGTTAGTTGAGGTGTAAAAATGGTGGTCTGATTAGGATGGGTTCAATTTTTCGACTTTGATTTAGAGGGTTAATAACTTTATGCTTTTTGTATTTATGGTACGGATTGCGCTGGCTACTTCAGTGCATCATTTAAAATCTCTTCCCCTTctatttattttgtattttgagACGTTATGAACTGAGCCTCATTTTTGAGAATGAAAAAGCGCGGAGCTTCTGGCACATGAGATCCTAGTCTGATGTAGAACGAGGAATTTCAAGTGTTGGGGAAGGGACATTCTCTTTGCAAGAAGCAATGTCACTTCTATGTGGTGAGATGGTCATGTTATGTTATTTCTATGTAGATTGCAACACATGGAATTCAGTTTTGGATCAACTGGAACTTCTTTAAAGTTATGTGAATCAGTGAATTTACTTGTGTCGCTAGATTGCGTGTGATAATGTTAGCTATGTGTAGCTGCATCGCTATTACGTGTGATAATGTTAGTAATGTGTAGCTGCATTGCAATTGCGTATGATAATGTTAATAATGTGTATGCTGCATTGCAATTGCAAAGGAGAAATGCGTATGATTTTGAGAACCAGGTTTTGTAGTTGCAATTTCACGATGATATAGGCCATATCTCTTTGGAGTTTTCTTCTCCTTTGGCAGTAGAAAGTAGAAACTGCAATGGGGTCATTTACATTTAGGATGACAAAATTACTTGTAAATGTTAAAAAGCACTTTTACTTTAATATTTTTTGGCTTTAAATTACTTTTTAGCAAAAACCCAGAGTTTATATAGATAACCTTGCATCCCGCTAGACATCCAAAATTGGAAAAGGATGGGTACAACTTTTTTAGTTCGCTTACCAAACAAATTAAAGTAAATCATTGCTTCACACTTTCAACCGATCAGTGCCGGCACAAGCCGCTAAGGCAAGTGTTTTAGGCCTCCAAATTTGGGTGCCTCATTTTTCAATTGGTTACTAATAGGGTTTTTTTCTTGCACCACAGAAATTAGGGTTCTTAATTTTGGAAGAATCTTTTCTAAGAAGACATTAGATTGAATTTTAACGAGTAGAATAAAATTATTAGAAGGGCAAATTGGTCCGCTCACAATATTTTATTTAATGATAAATAATAGGGGTGACAAATGGGCGCCGGGTCGGATATTCGGCGGTTAAAACGGGTAATtcaaaaaacggataaattatccgattCGACCCGTATTTGAGAATGATAAAAAATGGGTTATCcgatccatattatccatggtttcttgaatatgatcacttatgGGGAATTCCTAGTTTccaaaacttgaggaacccctaatttgaggttttacaaatgtaaaagttaaacacattggttatccatttggttaaccattttctaagtagataatatggttcttatccatattaaacccgtttttaaaaagtttattatacaacccattttttaatggataatatgggtggataactattttttttttacccATTTTGCTACCTCAATTAAAAGAATTGTtacaaaaaaattcaaataagGGAGAAGAGCATAATATGGTAAATCACAAGGGAGGTAATTGTGACGAGGCCAAGGTCTATAAAATTATCCGTtttattaatataaaaaaattaaagtgtTGATTCACATTAATGACCTTATGTTTGGACTAAAATAATTTCTCTCGAGCGTTTACACGTGAAAGAGAAATGGGCCATTTCAGTAATTTCAATTGTTCAGGCCCGTCACATTTCCTTGCCTAGGGTTTTAGATGCCAATATATAATGCAAAATTTACACACTTTTGCGATCTTAAGCTCTCAGCATCCTCCTCTTCCCGCCGTCAAAGCAAAACCCTAGGAACCCCATTTGCTCTCAGTTAGTGGAAATGACAACAGTTCCAGGGCAACTTGTATGGGAGATCGTGAAGAAAAACAACTCCTTTTTGGTTAAGGAGTTTGGTAATGGTACCGCCGGTGTTGTCTTCAGTAAAGAACCTAACAATCTTTACAACCTTCACTCTTACAAACACTCTGGTTAGTCCCCTTACATTTTTACCTCTTAAAATTGTCTAATTGCATTTATAGAGCAGGATTTTGTTTCTCTGATTGCAATCCGTTAAAATTGTCTATTGCTTGATAGTTTACGTGCAATTTGTCATATGTCGTTCGAATGTTATTTAGGATTTTATAAGTGTACACATTTGGTTTTTTAACTAAAGTTCAGGTCTTTCATGTTTGGTAGTGTTTATAATTGTGGAAAGGTTTGCTTAATatacagcttgtttggattgttgttacatATTTGGCATGGGTTAAATTAAGGTGAAATGAATTTTGTTTTATGGTGTTATGATTGATTAGGCCTAGCAAACAAGAAAACTGTGACTATCCAGGCTGAGGGGAAAGATAAGTCTGTGTTGCTTGCTACATCGAAGACCAAGAAGCAAAACAAGCCTTCAACTTTGCTGAACAAATCTGTGATGAAGAAGGAATTCCGCAGAATGTCCAAGGCTGTAACCAACCAGGTTGGTTTCCCTTGAGTATTTGCTATGTCATTGTTTGTAGCTAAACAGCATTATGGTGACTTAGTATCTTTGCAATGTTTGCCATCAAATCAAATTTCGGTAGCTTCTCTATTTGTGTGCCTCCTCAAAATTGTATGTGCTCAGTTCTTGTAACCAGCATTTGTTTGGTTTCCTTTGAGGCTTTGACTATGTCACTACGACATGTTGATAATGGGTTATTGTTGTCTTCTTCCTATGTTATGATCTTAATACAGGCTCATTTTAAGGAGCCAATCCCTTTGTTACAGAGATGTATTAAGATCTCTTACCTTCATAATTTTGAGGTTAAACTTTCTTTCCAGCATCTGTCACTGCACTTTTTATTAAGGTTCAAGGGTTTTATGTGTTTGGATTGTGTATTATTCTGATCATTTAGAGTCTACACCCTTGAATTAATATAAGTCGTTGATAATAGTCACGTTTGTTGAAGTAATGGCTGGTTAGCTTTGAGaattagttattttttttatatagttgGTTATTTGAAGTGATCGGTTGAGTCGTCCAAACCAAATAGGTCGTCAGGGTCTATATGTGGAATAAAGACATGAGTACCACATTGTGATGAGTTGCTATTGTTCTCTTGCATTTGCCTTTGAATTTTTTCTTTGGAGATATATTTAAAAGAGGTGAATTTATGGTTTCCCATTGGTACATCTCTTTTACATTATGCCTTCTCGTGTGTTAGTTGCTAGTTCTCAGTTCTTGCTGTATTCCATGAGTTGTTAAGGTTTTCTGGAGATTTCTTGTGGTGAATACTTCTGAATACTAATATTGATGTCCTGTTAAATAATGTGGTAGTTGCCTTGTTTTAAGTAATGGTTGGTTTTTAGCTTCGAGAATTAATTTTCTTTTGTCAAGCATCCATATGCAGACTGCACATGAATCATTTTGACTGAGTTGTTATTATTCTTTCCCATTTGCCTTTAATTTTCTTGGGAGATACTTGTAAGAATTTCATCTGCCAAGGTTTTTCTCATTGTTATATCTGTCACATTATGTTTTTTCCTAACTAGTCTGTTCTTACTGTATTGCATTAGTTAAGCTTTTCCATAGTTTACTTCTGGGAAATACTTCTGAACACTAATTTTGTCTTTGTTAAATAGTTATATCGGCCTTATCTATTTTCACATTTTTGTATGAAGATATTTAACATAGTTAACTATATACAGGTTGCAGACAACTACTACAGGCCAGATCTGAAGAAGGCAGCCCTTGCAAGGCTGAGTGCCGTGAACAGGAGTCTCAAGGTTGCCAAGTCAGGTGTGAAGAAGAAGAACAGGCAGGCGTAAGACTTCATGCTAGGAAATGCTATGGCGAGTGACTTGCAACGCATGGTCTTTTAAGTACCAAAGTTTTGTGTTTGAATTTTATCTTATATTTCTTTCCGAGGTAGCTATTGGCGCAAGTAACATTGTTTCTCTAGTTTTGACTCTTGAGCAAATATTGGCATCGTTTATCAGTTTAAAAAGATCATTTACGTTAATGTATGGTGTCTTGAACTTGGGGCATTATAAATGCACGTCACTTCCTTTTGCGTAGTTATATTTATTTGTTGCATCTTTTGTAATTTTTTACATGTGCTTAAATAAAAATAACTAAATTGCAGGTTTTAAACCTATATGTTTTAGCATTGTGTGAATAAAGGCCCTAATTGTGAATATGAATTATTCAGTGAGCTTGCTTGGGTTGAAAGAGTCCAACTTTCGTTGCCCTTTGATAAAATGAGTCCATTGATAAACTATCAGAATCAAGTCTTGAGATGAAATGAATGTAGGGTGAATGTTTGATGCCAGTAATCTCCCAGGCTGAGGAGGGTTTACATTGTTTAAATTAAAAGGATGGGGCAGGCTAAGCAAATGATATCGTCATTTTGCAGTAAATCTAAAAGGTTGCGGCGAGGACTGAATTTTTTTCCCTATAGATCTTATTCGGTTTTTTATGGTTTGTAACTTTTGGATTATGTTATGGAGAGATTGGCATGTTTATGGCTGATTTGCTCAAACAGCCCCTTTTGTCAGTTTTGTATTTAGAAGTTGGTTACTTCTAAAATCAGAATTATTCGATGTTTGACAGATCACCTAATCTAAACTTTAGAATTCAAAGTTATAATTTGGACTACTTATCTAAAGTAGTGCAACCTTAGCACAGGGTATTCTAGGAGAAACTGCTTTACACTGTAGGTTCTCCCTACTAATACTGTCGGAAGGAGAAACTACTAGGCAGTAACTTTATTTTATCCATCTAACTTGGATGAAATAGCCGAGGTACGCCCTAAGTGTTTGGATACCACTGTTATttaaataaagaagaagaagaaatgatggTATATAATTCAAAGAGAAAACTGCTGATCTTTTGGGCTCCAACATATCCTTTCTGATAAGGAAACTTTAAGATTAGGACAATGGAATTCATTGAGTAGTAGCTTTGTTTTTGATTTGACAGTTGGCCACTGGAAGAAATCCAAACAAGCCCAAACGTGCAGAGAACCTAATATTAGTATATTAGTTCCGTCACTTCAAGGTTGGTAACAAAGTTTCCTCATTAAAGACAATAAGAAATACGAGAAGCAAGTTTTTGCTGTTGAAGCGTTCTCAAATAAAAAACAGGAAACGAATGACCACATCAAAACATGAGTACCTCTACCTTCCGTCTGAGAATAACGAGCACCAATTTAACACGCTTTTACCAACCTGGGCATTTGACTAGTAGCAAAAGTCACCTGCAGAATATTTTGAAAAGTATATTGTTGCTTATTCCTTGCTACATACGCTTGGAAACGTCTGTTATTGCATTTTCTTTGGTATAAAAGTGGCTAACAATAACATTATTCTCAATTATAAACGATCTCATTCAAGGGATCAGTTGATGGAAAAGAATTCAATTCCCAAAAGACCAGCTGCTTCATGCAGCAAAGGGAAGCAAATTACGAAGAGCGATGAAGCTGCAGCAAAGCGCGGACGCTTTAACCGCTGCTTCTCTTTCATGGAAATCTCAATTGATCCTGGAATGAAGTCGTTGAAACATCTCGATTCAAAGAAGTTCAAGGAAGAAATCAAGAAATGGGCTAAAAGCGTAGTCACTTACGCCCGCCAAGTCAGTGACCGTTTTGGGAGCTCTAGCTCGTAGTAGTTTATACAACAGTTAGACATTAACAAGTTGATCCAAGAGGctgtggtgtgtatataacgttTCTCTTTTGATCGTCCATTTCTCTGTATATAATTTGCTCGGTACAAACATGGACTCTATTCTGTAATAACTTCATGCAAATTTGCGTTTTTCCTTTTTGGGAGTCAAATGGCTTTTCGTGCGAAACTGGATCAGATGAAATGTCATACTCATTATATTCCCCTCGCACACATTACGGAAGCGGTTTTCGTTTTTGTTTCTTCTGTTGCTTGTCCTTTATAGTTTGAGGCCAAAGATTATGTCAACGATTATAAGCGAAATACACTCTGCTTATTTATTTTCTGCCAACTGCTCATATTCAATACTGAATCCCTGATGGAAATATGCCTTCACCTCTCTTTCTCTGTCTCTCTTTAATATTTCTGGGGTTCACGTTGagatgatgatgaattttaatACATGATATGAGATGGTATCTAGTCTAGCTGCTCAACCAAATACAAAACTCCTTTACATCCAAAGAAGATAACCGCACTTTACACTGGCACCTACAGTCCACTAACAAGAAATTTAACCGTTGCACAATTACACACAGCTCAAAATCGTCAAATATGCTCCCATATCTACCTTCAAATTTGGCTTTCGAGAGAAGGGGAAGGTGATACCGCGCTGTGGATAGGAACATGACACTCGTAAGTCCAACAACA
Encoded proteins:
- the LOC104107578 gene encoding large ribosomal subunit protein eL28z-like yields the protein MTTVPGQLVWEIVKKNNSFLVKEFGNGTAGVVFSKEPNNLYNLHSYKHSGLANKKTVTIQAEGKDKSVLLATSKTKKQNKPSTLLNKSVMKKEFRRMSKAVTNQVADNYYRPDLKKAALARLSAVNRSLKVAKSGVKKKNRQA